A genomic window from Populus alba chromosome 19, ASM523922v2, whole genome shotgun sequence includes:
- the LOC118051962 gene encoding disease resistance protein RUN1 has product MLKEKRKQSKDEDNHSSSRKRRKADLSKPVSFVSTATMTEPESSRSRPEGAYDVFLSFRGEDTRKTFTDHLFTAFVQAGILAFRDDDDLPRGEEISDHLLRAIQESKMSIVVFSKGYASSRWCLNELVEILECKKRKTGQIVLPIFYDIDPSDVRKQNGNFAEAFVKHEERFEEKLVKEWRKALEEAGNLSGWNLNDRANGHEAKFIQWIIKHVLNILDPKHLNVPELLVGIDDLAHDIFYFLSTATDDVRIVGIHGMPGKGKTTIAKVVFNRLCYGFEGSCFLSNINARSKQFNGLALLQKQLLDDILKQDVANINCVDRGKVLIKERLCCKRVLVVADDVAHRDQLNALMGDRSWFGPGSRVIITTRDSSLLREADKRYQIKELEPDEALQLFSWHAFKDTKPTEDYIELSKKAVGYCGGLPLALEVIGALLYRKNRGRWESEIDKLKRIPNHDIQGKLRISYDSLDGEELKKAFLDIACFFIDRKKEYVAKVLGARCGYNPEVDLQTLHERSLIKVLGETVTMHDLLRDMGREVVRESPPKEPGKRTRIWNQEDAWNVLEQHKGTEVVEGIKLDVRASEAKSLSTGSFAKMKCLNLLQINGAHLTGSFKLLSKELMWICWHECPLKYFPSDFTLDNLVVLDMQYSNLKKLWKGKKILNKLKILNLSHSQHLIKTPDLHSSSLEKLILKGCSSLVKVHQSIENLTGLVFLNLEGCWRLKNLPKSIGNVKSLETLNISGCSQLEKLPEHMGDMESLTELLADGIENEQFLSSIGQLKHVRRLSLCGCRSAPPSSSLISAGVLNWKRWLPTPFIEWISMKHLNLSNCGLTDRATNCVDFSGLSALECLNLDGNKFSSLPFGIGFLPKLERLQVKACKYLVSIPDLPSSLERLFASYCKSLKRVRIPSEPNKELFIRLDESYSLEEFQGIEDLSNYFWYICVDDRNHSSSKLLKSVVEVMCNGRHGYFIRIRHIPSEMPNWMSYRGEGCSLSFHIPPVFLGLVLWFDKGDKDTFDTIIIRNNRNGICFFQCRRWAYSPKTGFIRYISRSKMEDYCADDELELSIYSQQWGNVLRKDHSYQPADIKECGVHVIAGKSDSFEELAVRTDAVMPSPPLYHLLPHPHCGSITASTPKQWSDFLFAKLQNHNLSSTLCGPGRWSY; this is encoded by the exons atgcTGAAAGAAAAACGCAAGCAATCCAAAGATGAAGACAACCATTCATCCTcgcgaaagagaagaaaagctgACCTCAGTAAGCCTGTCAGTTTTGTCTCCACAG CTACCATGACAGAGCCAGAGTCTTCTCGATCTAGACCAGAAGGGGCCTATGATgtcttcttgagttttagaggagaAGACACTCGCAAGACATTTACAGATCATCTATTTACTGCCTTCGTCCAAGCAGGAATCCTTGCTTTTCGAGATGATGATGACCTTccaagaggagaagaaatctcCGATCATCTCCTCAgggcaattcaagaatcaaagatGTCCATAGTTGTCTTCTCAAAAGGATATGCTTCTTCTAGATGGTGTCTCAATGAACTTGTAGAGATTCTTGAGTGCAAAAAGAGGAAAACCGGTCAGATTGTTCTTCCTATATTCTATGACATTGATCCTTCAGATGTGAGAAAACAGAATGGCAATTTTGCAGAAGCATTTGTTAAACATGAAGAGCGTTTTGAAGAGAAGTTGGTGAAGGAGTGGAGAAAAGCTCTTGAGGAGGCTGGAAATCTATCTGGATGGAATCTCAATGATAGGGCAAATGG GCATGAAGCAAAATTTATCCAATGGATTATCAAGCATGTGTTGAACATATTGGATCCCAAGCACTTGAATGTTCCTGAGCTCCTAGTAGGTATTGATGATCTTGCTCACgatattttttactttctaaGTACTGCAACAGATGATGTACGCATTGTGGGCATACATGGGATGCCAGGAAAAGGAAAGACGACTATAgcaaaagttgtatttaatcGACTCTGCTATGGATTCGAGGGAAGCTGTTTTCTTTCGAATATCAATGcaagatcaaaacaattcaatggTCTGGCTCTTTTACAAAAGCAActtcttgatgatattttaaaacaagatgTTGCTAACATCAATTGTGTCGATAGAGGAAAGGTTCTGATCAAAGAGCGACTTTGTTGcaaaagagttcttgttgttgctgatgATGTGGCTCATCGGGACCAGCTAAATGCTTTGATGGGAGATCGAAGTTGGTTTGGTCCTGGAAGTAGAGTAATTATCACAACAAGAGATTCAAGTTTACTTCGTGAAGCAGATAAAAGATATCAGATCAAAGAACTGGAACCAGATGAGGCCCTTCAGCTTTTCAGCTGGCATGCCTTCAAGGACACCAAGCCAACAGAAGATTATATTGAGCTTTCGAAGAAAGCCGTTGGTTACTGTGGAGGACTTCCTTTAGCTCTTGAGGTTATAGGAGCTCTTCTGTACAGGAAAAACAGAGGTAGATGGGAAAGTGAAATTgacaaattgaaaagaattccAAACCACGATATTCAAGGAAAGCTTAGAATAAGTTATGACTCACTGGACGGTGAAGAACTAAAAAAGGCATTCCTTGACATCGCTTGCTTCTTTATTGATAGAAAGAAAGAGTACGTCGCAAAAGTGCTTGGAGCCCGTTGCGGTTACAATCCAGAAGTTGATTTGCAAACTCTCCATGAAAGGTCTCTGATTAAAGTATTGGGAGAGACGGTAACCATGCATGATCTATTACGAGACATGGGAAGGGAGGTCGTTCGTGAATCGCCTCCAAAAGAACCTGGAAAGAGGACCAGAATTTGGAATCAAGAGGATGCATGGAATGTACTTGAGCAGCACAAG ggtacGGAAGTTGTAGAGGGTATTAAACTGGATGTCAGAGCATCAGAAGCTAAATCACTGAGCACAGGATCATTTGCAAAAATGAAATGCTTAAATTTACTCCAAATCAACGGAGCACATCTCACCGGATCCTTCAAACTGCTTTCTAAAGAGTTGATGTGGATTTGTTGGCATGAATGTCCTTTGAAATATTTTCCATCTGATTTTACCTTGGACAATCTAGTTGTTCTTGATATGCAGTACAGTAACCTCAAAAAACtatggaaaggaaaaaag ATTCTCAACAAGCTTAAAATCCTTAATCTCAGTCATTCTCAGCATCTTATTAAAACACCAGATTTGCACAGTTCAAGTCTAGAGAAACTAATTCTGAAAGGTTGCTCGAGTTTAGTTAAGGTGCATCAATCAATTGAAAATTTGACGGGCCTCGTTTTCTTGAATCTGGAGGGATGTTGGAGGCTGAAGAATCTCCCTAAAAGCATTGGCAATGTAAAGTCTCTTGAAACTCTGAATATTTCTGGGTGTTCACAACTTGAAAAATTGCCGGAACACATGGGTGATATGGAATCCTTAACTGAGTTGCTAGCTGATGggattgaaaatgagcaatttcTCTCTTCAATTGGACAATTAAAGCATGTCAGAAGGTTATCATTGTGTGGATGCCGTTCGGCTCCACCAAGTTCTTCTTTGATTTCAGCAGGTGTTTTGAATTGGAAACGTTGGCTGCCAACACCTTTCATTGAATGGATATCAATGAAACATCTTAACCTTTCTAATTGTGGTTTGACTGATCGCGCAACTAACTGTGTTGATTTCAGTGGTTTGTCTGCTCTAGAATGTTTGAATCTAGATGGAAACAAATTCTCTAGCCTGCCTTTTGGGATCGGCTTCCTTCCCAAGCTAGAGAGGTTGCAAGTTAAGGCATGCAAATATCTTGTATCAATCCCAGATCTTCCCTCAAGTTTAGAGCGTTTGTTTGCATCTTATTGCAAATCATTGAAAAGAGTAAGAATACCAAGCGAGCCAAATAAAGAACTATTTATAAGGCTAGATGAAAGTTATTCGTTAGAAGAGTTTCAGGGCATTGAAGATCTAAGTAATTATTTCTGGTATATTTGTGTTGATGACCGCAATCATTCATCAAGTAAATTACTAAAGAGCGTTGTTGAG GTAATGTGCAACGGTCGTCACGGGTATTTTATTCGTATTCGCCACATTCCTAGTGAGATGCCAAATTGGATGAGCTACAGGGGAGAAGGATGCTCATTGTCATTCCATATACCTCCAGTCTTCCTAGGCTTAGTTCTTTGGTTTGATAAGGGTGATAAGGACACTTTCGATACaattattataagaaataataGGAATGGTATTTGCTTCTTTCAATGTAGGCGATGGGCTTATTCACCAAAAACTGGATTTATAAGATACATAAGTAGAAGTAAAATGGAAGATTACTGTGCAGATGACGAATTGGAACTATCCATTTATTCACAGCAATGGGGGAATGTACTGCGCAAAGATCATTCATACCAACCCGCAGACATTAAAGAATGTGGGGTCCATGTGATCGCAGGGAAGTCAGATTCATTTGAAGAGTTGGCAGTGAGAACAGATGCTGTGATGCCTTCACCACCGCTGTATCATCTGCTTCCTCATCCTCATTGTGGTTCAATCACAGCGTCTACACCTAAGCAATGGAGTGACTTTTTATTTGCGAAGCTGCAAAACCATAACCTCAGTTCAACGCTTTGTG GACCTGGACGCTGGAGTTATTAG